TTGTTCGAATGATAAAATGCATCATTACCTCTTTATCTTTGTTGTCATGCACTAAGCCTAAACGGTTTACGGTGTGAAACAAGTGAACTATTCCGAAAAGGATTTGATGCGGTTACAGTTAGCCGCTGTTTAAGATTAGCGTGCTAACCTGGTAACATACGGTCATAAGACGGAGTGTGGAGTGAAAAAAATACGCTGGGTGATTCTGATTATTGTGCTGATAGCATGCGTCGTATTGTGGACGCAGACTATCAATGTGATGTGCGATCAGGATGTACAGTTTTTTAGCGGCGTTTGCGCAATCAATAAGTTTATCCCGTGGTAGACCGCATTTTTTCTCAATGTGATGCCCTTCCTTCGCGCCAGTGGTAAAATAGCCGTTTTTATTGAGGTGGTGAAATGGGTGAGTTACTGAATTCAGGGCTGCTAAGCTTGGCGTCCCTGGCAATCTCGTTGATTGTTATGGTGGTAGGGCTTGTCATATGGTTTTTCGTCAACCGTGCCAGCTCCCGGACTAACGAGCAGATTGAACTGCTGGAAGCGATGCTCGATCTGCAAAAGCGTCAGAATGCGCTGCTGCGTCGTTTGTGTGAAGCCAACGAGCCTGAAGAGAAAGCGGTAGTGAAAGAGAGTGCGCCAGACGCTAAAGACGATGAAGACGATTTCATTCGTCTGGTGGCCGAACGCTAGATTGCAATGATGGGAGGTGGCCGTGGTCTGGAAAAATCCCTGGTATGACCCCTCCCTGAAACACCACACGCCGGATGGTTTTCGCAATACCCATTCCACAGGACATCAGCCCGGCGATGTCGATCGCTGGCAGAAAGAGCGTAAAGCCGCTGGCCTGCCGAAGCCCCCGTCTTCTGGATACGACGCCTTTATCCAGACCTGGTGGCAGCCTGTTGAACTCAACGCACGCCCGGAGGATGGGGCATGGTGGCTTGGGCATGCCAGCGTGTTATTGCGCATGGACGGCAAGTACCTCCTGACCGATCCGGTTTTTTCCCATCGCGCATCACCCGTGCCCTTTCTTGGACCACAGCGAAAAACCCCGCCCGCTATCACCGTCGAAAGCCTTCCGACACTGGATGCGTTGCTGATTTCCCATAATCATTATGATCATCTTGATGCCGCAACGGTGCGAAAGCTCTTGCGGCGCTTTCCGGGCCTGATCGTATTTGTCCCTCTGGGCCTGGGGGACTGGTTCCTCAGGCGGGGGGCAAAAAATGTGGTTGAACTCGACTGGTGGCAGAACGCCAACTGGCAGGGAATAACCCTGACCGCCGTACCGGCGCAGCACTGGAGCATGCGCACGCCGTGGAATCGTAATCGTTCATTATGGTGCGGCTGGGTTGTCGAGGGGCGACAGCATCGGTTCTGGTTTAGCGGGGATACCGGGTATTCGCCGGAACTGCTGTTAATCCCGGAGCGGCTTGGCGCAATTGATTTTGCCGCACTGCCGATTGGCGCATATGCACCCGAATGGTTCATGGCAGTGCACCATATGAACCCCCATTCTGCCGTGGCGCTGTGGCAAGGCCTCGGGTGTCCGACTGCTTTTCCCATTCATTGGGGCGTGTTCGAACTGGCCGATGAATCTCTTGATGAACCCGTGCAGGCGTTACGAAGGGCGCTTGATAATGTAGCACCCGTTAATAATTCATTCAGGATACTGAAAATTGGCGAATATTTATCCGTATAAAGCGTGCGCCGGTTCGTTATCTATATTCGGTATGGAGCATCGCCCGGGAATGTTTTAATTATATCGAAACGTTTTGCTTGCCTTCTTTTGATGCAGCGTCATAAATATTTCATTATTTTAGTGCAACGTATTTTTATTAAACGGTGGTTTTTAATACAGTTTGCCAAAGGCAATTAAAGCTGTTTTTAAAATGTAACTTTTCAGGTACGTTGCAATCATTTCGGCATAACTTTTCACAATATGTTCTAACTCAATCATTGCAATGAAGAAAAACAGGCTGAAATCTGGACGTATCGAAACGCGTGAACTATGTTAAAAAAGTCTTTGGTTACAGCGGTTGTGAATACAACGGCGCGGTAGTATAGGCTGGCAACATTGTCCATAGCCGGACGCATATTTTTGCAGAATGGCCAGGGACAGAGCCAGAATTTGTGCGGCGGATCGAGACGCGTTTAAAAATGGCTTGCCATATTAAACGTTGTATGTGATAACACGGTTTGGGTCAAACGAGGTACAGTTCTGTTTATGTGTGGCATTTTCAGTATAGAAGTCCTGAGTAAACACGTTGTCGTTGAATACCGCTTCTCTGCCGAACCTTATATTAGTGCCTCATGCAGTAATGTCTCAGTTTTATCTAGGTAATGCCCGCGGGCAAAGAAAACACTCTAAGGAATTTTGCAAATGGCAAAGATTAAAGGTCAAGTTAAGTGGTTCAACGAGTCTAAAGGTTTTGGTTTCATTACTCCTGCTGACGGCAGCAAAGACGTGTTCGTACACTTCTCTGCAATCCAGGGTAATGGCTTCAAAACTCTGGCTGAAGGCCAGAACGTTGAGTTCGAAATTCAGGACGGCCAGAAAGGCCCAGCTGCAGTTAACGTAACTGCTATCTGATCGAACCACTGCTGACAGAAGTGCTATCGCGCTTCACCATCAGACATAAAGCCTCGCACCGTGCGGGGCTTTTTTACGCCGTTTCTTTCAGAATATGACTGACGGCGACCTTGTTCGCAACTTGTTGCAAAGCTTCGACATTATTAGCATTGTTTTTCCCCCTCACGACAAAGTTTTCCCGTTAAATCAGGGCGTTGATTCATTGTCCTGGGGTTCAGGTGAAAAAGAAAACCATAATGACCACCGGAAACTTCACGCCGGTGCGTTTTGCTCTGCTGTGTCTCGCCATTCTGGGTAGTCTCGTTTTTCTGCTGGGCCGCGTGGCCTGGCTGCAAATTATCAAACCCGATAATCTGGTTAAGCAGGAAGATATGCGCTCCCTGCGACAGCTCGCGATCGACGCGCCGCGTGGCATGATTGTCGATCGCGAAGGACGGCCCCTTGCCGTGAGCGTGCCTGTCAGAGCCGTGTGGGCCGATCCGAAAACGGTGCTGGCAAAAGGCGGCGTCGGGTTCGATGAACGCTGGCAGGCGCTGGCGAAAGCGCTGCATCTGTCTCTCGGGACGCTTGCCTCCCGAATTAACAGCAATCCTCATGGGCGGTTTATCTATCTCGCCCGCCAGGTGGACCCGTCTCAGGCGCAGTGGATCGATAAGCTCAATTTACCGGGTATTAACCTGCGTGATGAGTCGCGGCGTTTTTATCCCGCCGGGCACGTCGCGGCGAATCTTATCGGTTTTACCAATATTGATGGTCAGGGTATTGAAGGCGTAGAAAAAAGCTTCAATGCGCAACTGACGGGCAAGCCCGGTGTCCGGCAGGTGCGGGAAGACCGCTACGGCCATGTTATCGAAAACCTCACGGAAGTCGCTCCGGTGCCCGCGCATAACATCCAGCTGAGTATCGATGAGCGTTTGCAAACCATCACTGAAGACGCGCTGGACAACGCCGTCGCCTGGAACAAAGCCGAATCGGGCGCTTCGGTGCTGATTAATATCCAGACCGGCGAAATTCTGGCGATGGCGAATTTCCCGGACTTCAACCCCAACAACCGCGAGGGGGCGACGCTGAATGATTTCCGCAATCGCGCCATCAGCGACACCTTTGAACCCGGCTCCACCGTCAAGCCGCTGGTGCTCATGACCGCCCTCCAGCAGGGGCTGGTTCAGCCGGACAGCGTGATCGACACCCATCCCTACACGCTGGACGGTCACCGTATCCGCGACGTGGGTTATTACCCGGAGCTGACCATGACCGGGATCCTGCAAAAGTCCAGCGATACCGGCGTATCCCGCCTGTCTCTGGCGATGCCCATTCAGCGGTTGCTTGATACCTACAAAAACTTTGGCTTTGGCACCAGCACCGGCCTTGGCTTAACCGGCGAGAGTTCCGGCCTTCTGCCAAATCGCAAGTACTGGAGCCAGCTCGATCGCGCGACGTTTGCCTTTGGCTATGGACTGATGGTCACGCCGCTGCAGCTGGCCCATGTTTATGCCACTATCGGAAGTTACGGACTTGAACGCCCGCTGTCGATCACCCGCATCGATCCGCCCGTTATCGGCAAACGGGTGATGCCGGAAGAGATTGCCCATGAAGTCGAGCATATGATGGAGAGCGTTGCGCTTCCGGGCGGAGGCGGCGTGAAGGCGGCGGTACGCGACTACCGCGTGGCGGTGAAAACCGGCACGGCGAAGAAAATTGATGAAAGCGGTAAATATGTCGATAAATACGTTGCCTACACCGCAGGCGTCGCCCCCGCCAGCAATCCGCGTTTTGCGCTGGTCGTTGTGATTAACGATCCTCAAAATGGGGCTTATTACGGCGGGGCGGTCTCAGCCCCGGTGTTTAGCGAAATCATGGGCAATGTCCTGCGCCTCGAAAATGTTAAACCGGATGGCCTGGCGGCAGATTCTGACCATCTGATCGTCATGC
This region of Enterobacter cancerogenus genomic DNA includes:
- the mgrB gene encoding PhoP/PhoQ regulator MgrB codes for the protein MKKIRWVILIIVLIACVVLWTQTINVMCDQDVQFFSGVCAINKFIPW
- a CDS encoding YebO family protein, which gives rise to MGELLNSGLLSLASLAISLIVMVVGLVIWFFVNRASSRTNEQIELLEAMLDLQKRQNALLRRLCEANEPEEKAVVKESAPDAKDDEDDFIRLVAER
- a CDS encoding MBL fold metallo-hydrolase, whose translation is MVWKNPWYDPSLKHHTPDGFRNTHSTGHQPGDVDRWQKERKAAGLPKPPSSGYDAFIQTWWQPVELNARPEDGAWWLGHASVLLRMDGKYLLTDPVFSHRASPVPFLGPQRKTPPAITVESLPTLDALLISHNHYDHLDAATVRKLLRRFPGLIVFVPLGLGDWFLRRGAKNVVELDWWQNANWQGITLTAVPAQHWSMRTPWNRNRSLWCGWVVEGRQHRFWFSGDTGYSPELLLIPERLGAIDFAALPIGAYAPEWFMAVHHMNPHSAVALWQGLGCPTAFPIHWGVFELADESLDEPVQALRRALDNVAPVNNSFRILKIGEYLSV
- a CDS encoding DUF2627 domain-containing protein, which codes for MCGIFSIEVLSKHVVVEYRFSAEPYISASCSNVSVLSR
- the cspE gene encoding transcription antiterminator/RNA stability regulator CspE — protein: MAKIKGQVKWFNESKGFGFITPADGSKDVFVHFSAIQGNGFKTLAEGQNVEFEIQDGQKGPAAVNVTAI
- the ftsI gene encoding peptidoglycan glycosyltransferase FtsI: MTTGNFTPVRFALLCLAILGSLVFLLGRVAWLQIIKPDNLVKQEDMRSLRQLAIDAPRGMIVDREGRPLAVSVPVRAVWADPKTVLAKGGVGFDERWQALAKALHLSLGTLASRINSNPHGRFIYLARQVDPSQAQWIDKLNLPGINLRDESRRFYPAGHVAANLIGFTNIDGQGIEGVEKSFNAQLTGKPGVRQVREDRYGHVIENLTEVAPVPAHNIQLSIDERLQTITEDALDNAVAWNKAESGASVLINIQTGEILAMANFPDFNPNNREGATLNDFRNRAISDTFEPGSTVKPLVLMTALQQGLVQPDSVIDTHPYTLDGHRIRDVGYYPELTMTGILQKSSDTGVSRLSLAMPIQRLLDTYKNFGFGTSTGLGLTGESSGLLPNRKYWSQLDRATFAFGYGLMVTPLQLAHVYATIGSYGLERPLSITRIDPPVIGKRVMPEEIAHEVEHMMESVALPGGGGVKAAVRDYRVAVKTGTAKKIDESGKYVDKYVAYTAGVAPASNPRFALVVVINDPQNGAYYGGAVSAPVFSEIMGNVLRLENVKPDGLAADSDHLIVMR